One genomic segment of Candidatus Zixiibacteriota bacterium includes these proteins:
- a CDS encoding hydrogenase iron-sulfur subunit: protein MSDKNKANSGNFEPRIVAFFCNWCTYTAADLAGTARMTYAPNARVVRVMCSGRLDPQFILMALREGADGVLIGGCHPGDCHYQEGNYKTLRRFTLLKRLLQDMGIENERVRMEWIAASEGDRVQKVMNEMTEQLKKLGPLHLEPVPIDTVHKKVEESVAQAEGVKI from the coding sequence ATGTCTGATAAAAATAAAGCCAACAGCGGTAACTTCGAGCCGCGCATTGTCGCCTTTTTCTGCAACTGGTGCACCTATACCGCGGCGGATTTAGCCGGAACCGCGAGAATGACCTATGCCCCCAATGCCCGGGTGGTGCGAGTCATGTGCTCCGGGCGGCTGGACCCGCAGTTCATCCTGATGGCGCTGCGGGAGGGAGCCGACGGCGTTCTGATCGGCGGATGCCACCCCGGCGACTGTCATTATCAGGAGGGGAATTACAAAACCCTGCGACGCTTCACCCTTCTTAAAAGGCTGCTACAAGATATGGGAATTGAAAATGAACGGGTGCGCATGGAATGGATTGCCGCCTCCGAAGGTGACCGGGTGCAGAAAGTAATGAATGAAATGACCGAGCAGTTGAAAAAACTGGGACCGTTACATCTGGAACCGGTGCCTATCGATACCGTCCATAAGAAAGTCGAGGAGTCGGTGGCGCAAGCCGAGGGGGTAAAGATATGA